The following are encoded together in the Lathyrus oleraceus cultivar Zhongwan6 chromosome 3, CAAS_Psat_ZW6_1.0, whole genome shotgun sequence genome:
- the LOC127129183 gene encoding agamous-like MADS-box protein MADS3 isoform X2 — MIMLRTNTACISTTTLSIAKTLERYQKCSFTSQNDNDNVNEHETQNWYQEMSKLKAKYESLQKAQRQLLGEDLGPLNIKELQNLEKQLEAALAQARHRKTQIMIEQMEELRKKELRLGDINKQLRFKLESDGFNLKAIESLWSSSNSAATVAAGGGNFPFQSSETNHMDCQPEPFLQIGYQHYVHAEPSSAPKSMVGENSFIQGQGWIL; from the exons ATGATCATGCTAAG GACTAATACTGCATGTATATCAACAACTACACTCAG CATTGCAAAAACTCTGGAAAGATACCAGAAGTGTTCTTTTACTAGTCAAAATGATAATGATAATGTTAATGAACATGAAACTCAg AACTGGTACCAAGAGATGTCAAAGCTAAAGGCAAAGTATGAGTCTCTTCAAAAGGCACAAAG GCAACTGCTAGGGGAAGATCTTGGACCACTAAACATAAAAGAGCTACAAAACCTTGAGAAACAGCTTGAAGCAGCTTTAGCACAAGCTAGGCACAGGAAG ACACAGATTATGATTGAACAAATGGAAGAGCTTAGGAAAAAG GAACTCCGCCTTGGCGACATAAATAAGCAACTTAGATTCAAG CTTGAATCAGATGGATTTAATCTTAAAGCTATTGAAAGCTTGTGGAGCTCTAGTAATTCTGCTGCTACTGTTGCTGCTGGAGGAGGCAACTTTCCTTTTCAGTCTTCTGAAACCAATCACATGGATTGCCAACCTGAACCTTTCTTGCAAATAGG GTACCAACACTATGTTCATGCTGAACCATCAAGTGCTCCAAAGAGCATGGTTGGTGAGAATAGTTTTATCCAAGGACAAGGATGGATCCTTTGA
- the LOC127129183 gene encoding agamous-like MADS-box protein MADS3 isoform X1, whose product MGRGRVELKRIENKINRQVTFSKRRNGLLKKAYELSVLCDAEIALIIFSSRGKLSEFGSSSSGIAKTLERYQKCSFTSQNDNDNVNEHETQNWYQEMSKLKAKYESLQKAQRQLLGEDLGPLNIKELQNLEKQLEAALAQARHRKTQIMIEQMEELRKKELRLGDINKQLRFKLESDGFNLKAIESLWSSSNSAATVAAGGGNFPFQSSETNHMDCQPEPFLQIGYQHYVHAEPSSAPKSMVGENSFIQGQGWIL is encoded by the exons ATGGGTAGAGGGAGAGTTGAGCTGAAGAGGATAGAAAACAAGATCAACCGTCAAGTTACTTTCTCTAAAAGAAGAAATGGTTTACTGAAGAAAGCCTATGAACTCTCAGTTCTATGTGATGCTGAAATCGCTCTTATCATTTTCTCAAGTCGTGGAAAACTCTCTGAATTTGGTAGCTCATCTTCTGG CATTGCAAAAACTCTGGAAAGATACCAGAAGTGTTCTTTTACTAGTCAAAATGATAATGATAATGTTAATGAACATGAAACTCAg AACTGGTACCAAGAGATGTCAAAGCTAAAGGCAAAGTATGAGTCTCTTCAAAAGGCACAAAG GCAACTGCTAGGGGAAGATCTTGGACCACTAAACATAAAAGAGCTACAAAACCTTGAGAAACAGCTTGAAGCAGCTTTAGCACAAGCTAGGCACAGGAAG ACACAGATTATGATTGAACAAATGGAAGAGCTTAGGAAAAAG GAACTCCGCCTTGGCGACATAAATAAGCAACTTAGATTCAAG CTTGAATCAGATGGATTTAATCTTAAAGCTATTGAAAGCTTGTGGAGCTCTAGTAATTCTGCTGCTACTGTTGCTGCTGGAGGAGGCAACTTTCCTTTTCAGTCTTCTGAAACCAATCACATGGATTGCCAACCTGAACCTTTCTTGCAAATAGG GTACCAACACTATGTTCATGCTGAACCATCAAGTGCTCCAAAGAGCATGGTTGGTGAGAATAGTTTTATCCAAGGACAAGGATGGATCCTTTGA